One region of Peribacillus asahii genomic DNA includes:
- a CDS encoding recombinase family protein — MLIGYARVSTTGQDLETQKEILKNEGCEKLFVEKVTGTSTKPRTQLKEAMEFARKGDTLVITKIDRLARSIMDLNKIVQELSEQGVKVRFVKEAIEFDGSNENNSLQLLLFNILGSFAQFERDLIVERTTEGRERAKKQGKHMGRPGQDEKTLKRAIKLYNERKTNGMSVNEIVKSTGIPRSTLYAKVKS, encoded by the coding sequence ATGTTAATTGGATATGCGAGGGTCTCAACTACTGGACAGGATCTTGAAACACAAAAAGAAATTTTGAAAAATGAAGGTTGCGAAAAGCTTTTTGTTGAGAAGGTAACTGGAACAAGTACTAAGCCAAGAACCCAACTTAAAGAAGCTATGGAGTTTGCAAGAAAAGGAGATACATTAGTAATAACAAAAATTGATCGTTTAGCCCGTTCTATCATGGACTTGAATAAAATTGTTCAAGAATTGTCTGAACAGGGTGTAAAAGTTAGATTTGTGAAAGAAGCTATAGAGTTTGATGGTTCAAACGAAAATAATAGTTTGCAGCTGCTGTTATTTAATATTTTAGGATCATTCGCACAATTTGAACGTGATCTGATTGTAGAACGTACTACAGAAGGTAGGGAAAGAGCAAAAAAACAGGGGAAACATATGGGAAGACCAGGACAAGATGAAAAAACTTTAAAACGAGCTATTAAGCTATATAATGAACGTAAAACAAACGGAATGAGTGTAAATGAAATAGTAAAATCTACAGGGATTCCTCGTTCTACATTGTACGCTAAAGTAAAATCTTGA